One Kaistella polysaccharea DNA segment encodes these proteins:
- the mscL gene encoding large conductance mechanosensitive channel protein MscL → MGMVQEFKDFAFKGNVVDLAVAVIIGAAFGKIITSFVDDVITPLLLNPALKAAGAENIAELTWNGVKYGNFFSAILSFLIIALVLFMVIKAVNKVNKPVEVAPAGPTDDQVLLAEIRDLLKSK, encoded by the coding sequence ATGGGAATGGTACAGGAATTCAAAGATTTTGCGTTCAAAGGAAATGTAGTTGATTTGGCAGTAGCTGTAATCATCGGGGCTGCATTTGGTAAAATTATCACCTCTTTTGTAGATGATGTAATTACTCCATTATTGCTGAACCCAGCCTTGAAAGCGGCAGGTGCAGAAAACATTGCAGAACTTACTTGGAACGGGGTGAAATATGGAAATTTCTTTTCGGCAATCCTCAGTTTCCTGATTATTGCGCTGGTATTATTTATGGTGATCAAAGCTGTAAACAAGGTAAACAAACCTGTAGAAGTTGCGCCAGCGGGACCAACTGACGATCAAGTTTTACTAGCAGAAATTAGAGACTTGTTGAAAAGCAAATAA
- a CDS encoding NAD(P)H-hydrate dehydratase: MNIFSAKEIYEWEKYTKNQSMISSLQLMERAAKCCTIWIANHFSNSSDILLFCGSGNNGGDGFALARLLYHPGFNIKIFTDQTQDFTEEALINLQRCKDISGIEIYDLSQRKEISTDKNTLIIDALFGLGLNRKLVDPIASLIIYLNTLNCRKISIDLPSGLFPDSIHEENAVVFLADYTLTFQCWKKTMLHPETAFYCGSIQIMEIDLSAEFCLDNSTFENTIDDTLIKKIYQPRKDFSHKGTFGKSLIIAGTFGKIGASVLATKAALKSGSGITFVLAPKCGYEILQTSCPEAMFILGGENHIDHIEIEEDYVIGIGPGLEVNSATEKVFLKFLKNSKKPMVIDADALNILAKNPEYLNSLPPNSVITPHPKEFERLFGATENSFGRLKLAQQKAAEFKIFIILKDHHTQIVTPDQRVFYNLTGNSGMAKGGSGDALLGIVTSLIAQNYSPENAAIFGVWLHGKAGDLAAEKFSKEAMLPSDLIDELGNAFKFLI, from the coding sequence ATGAATATTTTTTCAGCAAAGGAAATTTACGAATGGGAAAAATACACGAAGAATCAAAGCATGATTTCTTCACTACAACTTATGGAGAGAGCTGCGAAATGTTGTACAATTTGGATCGCCAATCATTTCTCTAATTCATCAGATATTCTTCTTTTTTGTGGATCAGGTAATAATGGTGGTGATGGCTTTGCCCTCGCCAGACTGCTGTATCACCCAGGATTTAATATTAAAATTTTCACTGATCAAACCCAAGATTTTACCGAAGAAGCGCTGATTAATTTGCAAAGATGCAAGGACATTTCCGGAATTGAAATTTATGACCTTTCACAACGCAAAGAAATTAGCACTGATAAGAATACTCTAATTATTGATGCTCTTTTTGGATTGGGACTTAACCGAAAGTTAGTTGATCCAATCGCAAGTTTGATTATTTATCTGAATACATTGAATTGTAGGAAAATTTCAATTGATTTGCCATCCGGATTATTTCCTGACAGTATACACGAGGAGAATGCCGTCGTTTTTTTGGCTGATTATACCTTAACTTTTCAATGTTGGAAAAAGACGATGTTACATCCGGAAACTGCTTTTTATTGCGGCAGTATTCAGATCATGGAAATTGATTTAAGTGCGGAGTTCTGTCTTGATAATTCAACTTTTGAAAATACAATAGACGATACTTTAATTAAAAAGATTTACCAGCCGAGAAAAGACTTCAGTCATAAAGGAACTTTTGGAAAATCCCTTATTATCGCAGGCACTTTTGGAAAAATAGGTGCTTCCGTTTTGGCAACTAAAGCAGCTTTGAAATCGGGGAGTGGTATAACATTCGTTCTTGCTCCTAAATGCGGATACGAAATTTTACAAACGAGTTGTCCGGAAGCCATGTTCATTCTCGGCGGAGAAAATCATATTGATCATATTGAAATTGAAGAAGACTATGTGATAGGAATTGGTCCAGGTTTAGAAGTCAACTCTGCAACGGAGAAAGTGTTTTTAAAATTTTTAAAAAATTCAAAAAAACCGATGGTCATAGATGCAGATGCATTAAATATATTGGCTAAAAATCCAGAGTATTTAAATTCATTACCCCCAAATTCAGTAATAACTCCACATCCGAAAGAATTCGAGCGCCTCTTTGGTGCAACTGAAAATTCTTTTGGACGCTTGAAGTTGGCTCAACAGAAAGCTGCCGAATTTAAAATTTTCATTATTTTAAAAGACCACCATACGCAGATTGTTACACCAGATCAAAGGGTTTTTTACAACCTCACTGGCAATTCGGGAATGGCAAAAGGCGGGAGCGGCGATGCGCTTTTGGGAATTGTAACCTCACTGATCGCGCAGAATTATTCACCAGAAAATGCCGCGATATTTGGCGTTTGGCTTCACGGAAAAGCAGGTGATCTGGCTGCTGAGAAATTCTCTAAAGAAGCGATGCTACCTTCTGATTTAATTGATGAATTGGGAAATGCCTTTAAGTTTTTAATATAA
- the lgt gene encoding prolipoprotein diacylglyceryl transferase yields the protein MLTFLYSTWDPSTGIHLGPITLHYYSLMFILAFGLGYVLMTKIYRIDHVNEKYVEPLFTLTLIGTIFGARLGHVIFYQPELFQQDFWSVFLPIRTKPELEFTGFAGLASHGAAIVLPLTTLYYSLKIIKKNPLWVFDRVGIPIALAGLFIRMGNFFNSEIIGKPAPDNSPFAILFPQQSPEYGAIVPRYPTQLFEAGGYFLLFVLLWVLYRYTKKKFQLGWLFGLFFFLLWSIRFFVEFLKEPQGDEFIHIAGLNTGQILSIPLIIMGLVFMLTSKSRMITEEENAKPD from the coding sequence ATGCTCACATTTTTATACTCCACCTGGGATCCATCAACCGGAATTCATTTAGGTCCTATTACCCTCCATTATTACAGTCTGATGTTTATTTTAGCCTTCGGATTAGGTTATGTATTGATGACTAAAATTTACCGGATTGACCATGTAAACGAAAAATATGTAGAGCCTCTTTTTACTTTGACTTTGATCGGAACAATTTTCGGAGCGAGATTGGGACATGTTATTTTTTACCAGCCAGAACTTTTTCAGCAAGATTTCTGGTCTGTTTTTTTACCGATACGTACAAAACCTGAGCTTGAATTCACAGGGTTTGCGGGATTGGCAAGTCATGGCGCTGCAATTGTTTTGCCGCTTACGACGCTCTACTACAGTTTAAAAATCATCAAGAAAAATCCACTTTGGGTTTTTGATCGCGTGGGAATCCCAATTGCTTTGGCTGGACTTTTCATCAGAATGGGAAACTTCTTTAATTCTGAAATTATCGGAAAGCCTGCGCCGGATAACTCTCCTTTTGCGATATTATTCCCACAACAAAGCCCTGAATACGGTGCAATTGTTCCCCGTTATCCGACTCAACTTTTTGAAGCTGGTGGCTATTTTCTACTGTTCGTTTTATTATGGGTTTTATACCGATATACAAAGAAAAAATTCCAGTTAGGTTGGCTATTTGGTCTTTTCTTTTTCTTGCTATGGTCGATTCGATTTTTCGTAGAATTCCTGAAAGAACCGCAAGGCGATGAATTCATTCATATCGCCGGTTTAAATACTGGTCAGATTTTATCGATACCTCTCATTATTATGGGGCTTGTATTTATGCTGACTTCTAAAAGCAGAATGATTACTGAGGAAGAAAATGCAAAACCAGACTAA
- the yidD gene encoding membrane protein insertion efficiency factor YidD has product MLNKIITFPLILLIRFYQLGISPLLPNSCRYTPTCSSYMLEALRLHGPFKGLWLGSKRIARCHPWGGEGYDPVPPKK; this is encoded by the coding sequence ATGTTGAATAAAATCATCACCTTTCCTTTAATTCTCCTCATCCGATTTTACCAGTTGGGCATTTCGCCACTGCTCCCAAATAGTTGCAGATATACGCCCACTTGCTCCTCCTACATGCTTGAAGCACTTCGATTGCACGGACCTTTCAAAGGATTGTGGCTGGGCTCGAAAAGAATTGCGCGCTGTCATCCTTGGGGCGGTGAAGGTTATGATCCAGTGCCTCCTAAAAAATAA
- a CDS encoding replication-associated recombination protein A — protein MNSNTPLAEKLRPKTLDQVLGQEHLTGKSGPIRKMLENDTLNSLIFWGPPGTGKTTLAEIISETSGRKFYKLSAVSSGVKDIREIIEEAKKQNLFSGKSPILFIDEIHRFNKSQQDSLLHAVEKGWVVLMGATTENPSFEVVSALLSRSQVYVLKALDYEKLEELIEISLKKYNQEASTDFSIKDNEALIQYSGGDARKLINAVENVLNQFKNSDKKEIDNEDVLSVLQETMALYDKNGEQHYDIISAFIKSMRGSDPNGAVYWLARMLVGGEDIKFIARRMLILASEDIGLANPNALVMANNCFQAVNVIGNPEARIILSETAVYLAISPKSNSTYVAINDAISKVKKTGNLPVPLHLRNAPTKLMKDLNYGKDYDYAHSYEGNFVDLEFLPEELKGTSFYKPGNNSTENKISDQLKKKWKDKY, from the coding sequence TTGAATTCCAATACGCCACTTGCCGAAAAATTACGACCAAAAACTTTAGATCAGGTTTTGGGTCAGGAACATTTGACCGGAAAAAGTGGGCCGATTCGAAAAATGTTAGAGAATGATACTTTGAATTCTCTTATTTTTTGGGGACCGCCCGGAACCGGGAAAACCACCTTAGCTGAAATTATTTCTGAAACTTCGGGTAGGAAATTCTATAAACTTTCAGCCGTTTCAAGTGGCGTAAAAGACATTAGAGAAATCATCGAAGAAGCTAAAAAGCAAAATCTCTTTTCAGGTAAATCGCCGATTTTATTTATTGATGAAATTCACAGGTTCAATAAATCTCAACAGGATTCTCTGCTTCACGCCGTTGAAAAAGGTTGGGTTGTTTTAATGGGTGCCACCACAGAAAATCCGAGTTTTGAGGTGGTTTCTGCCTTACTTTCTCGTTCCCAGGTGTATGTTTTAAAAGCCTTGGATTATGAAAAATTAGAGGAACTTATCGAAATTTCATTAAAAAAATATAACCAAGAAGCTTCCACAGATTTTAGCATTAAAGATAATGAAGCTCTGATTCAATATTCTGGTGGAGATGCTCGAAAGCTCATTAATGCAGTAGAAAATGTATTGAATCAATTTAAAAACTCAGATAAAAAAGAAATTGATAACGAAGACGTGCTCTCAGTTTTACAGGAAACCATGGCGCTTTATGATAAAAATGGAGAGCAACATTATGATATTATTTCCGCCTTTATAAAATCCATGCGTGGTTCTGATCCAAATGGTGCGGTTTACTGGTTAGCGCGAATGTTGGTGGGTGGTGAAGATATTAAATTCATTGCGAGAAGAATGTTGATCTTGGCTTCAGAAGATATCGGTCTCGCAAATCCAAATGCGCTGGTCATGGCCAATAATTGTTTTCAGGCAGTAAATGTTATAGGAAATCCCGAAGCCAGAATAATTTTGAGTGAAACAGCGGTTTATTTGGCGATTTCACCGAAAAGCAATTCAACGTATGTTGCGATAAATGATGCGATTTCTAAAGTTAAAAAAACAGGAAATCTCCCTGTTCCCTTACACCTTCGAAATGCTCCGACGAAGTTAATGAAGGATCTGAACTACGGAAAAGATTACGATTATGCCCATTCGTACGAAGGAAATTTCGTTGATTTAGAATTTCTGCCTGAAGAATTAAAGGGAACCTCATTTTACAAACCCGGAAATAATTCAACAGAAAATAAAATTTCAGATCAGCTTAAAAAGAAGTGGAAAGACAAATATTGA
- the pheA gene encoding prephenate dehydratase: protein MKIAFLGPHASFTQLACSQVFPKNELIPQSSILDCFNAVKNSEVDKTVVPLENSIEGTVSMTLDYLYDFEDIFIETEVVMPIAHHLMIHPENEQFETIISHPQALGQTFHFRHDHFKNIETSDFSSTAAAAKLVSENPQEKWAAVANSYAAKLYGLKILHSNIQDFEQNHTKFIVISKTKDVLELNFPKTSEKTSLIITLPEDHAGGLHQVLSVFAWRQMNLSKIESRTLKTGLGNYFFFINIASEWHPVLSKNALEELKSIGATVKYLGHYNEHLLES from the coding sequence ATGAAAATCGCATTCCTCGGTCCGCACGCAAGTTTTACGCAGTTAGCCTGTTCCCAAGTTTTCCCGAAAAATGAACTAATTCCCCAATCAAGCATTTTGGATTGTTTCAACGCCGTTAAAAATAGCGAAGTTGACAAAACCGTTGTACCCTTAGAAAATTCAATTGAAGGAACGGTTTCAATGACTTTGGATTATCTGTATGATTTCGAGGATATTTTTATTGAAACTGAGGTGGTAATGCCGATCGCCCATCATTTAATGATCCATCCTGAGAATGAGCAGTTTGAAACGATTATTTCGCATCCGCAAGCTTTGGGACAAACCTTTCATTTTCGGCATGATCATTTTAAAAATATCGAAACCAGTGATTTTAGTTCTACAGCTGCAGCGGCGAAATTAGTTTCTGAAAATCCTCAGGAAAAATGGGCTGCAGTTGCGAATTCCTACGCCGCCAAATTATATGGTTTAAAAATCCTACATTCTAATATTCAGGATTTCGAGCAGAACCACACCAAGTTTATCGTCATTTCTAAAACTAAAGATGTATTGGAACTGAATTTTCCTAAAACTTCGGAAAAAACTTCTTTAATAATTACACTTCCTGAAGATCATGCTGGTGGTTTACATCAAGTACTATCGGTTTTTGCCTGGAGACAGATGAACCTTTCGAAAATAGAAAGTCGTACTTTGAAAACGGGTTTGGGAAATTATTTTTTCTTCATCAATATCGCCAGCGAATGGCATCCGGTTTTATCTAAAAACGCGTTAGAAGAATTAAAATCTATTGGTGCAACCGTGAAATATTTAGGACATTATAACGAGCATTTACTTGAAAGTTAA